In Psychrobacter sp. JCM 18902, a single window of DNA contains:
- the ccoS gene encoding cbb3-type cytochrome oxidase assembly protein CcoS: MLSIFLLIPLSLMLFVVAIWAVRYAVKSNQFEDLDNASQRIILDDRQERRQTIQAHDYSAPISQNDDTTVTDIVADDKVSHIDIDSIDHVDLDKQPKI, from the coding sequence ATGCTCAGTATATTTTTATTAATTCCATTAAGTCTCATGCTGTTTGTGGTTGCCATTTGGGCGGTACGCTATGCGGTCAAATCAAACCAGTTTGAAGATTTGGACAATGCATCACAGCGCATCATATTGGATGATCGCCAAGAGCGACGGCAAACCATACAGGCTCATGATTACTCAGCGCCTATTTCGCAGAATGACGATACCACAGTGACTGATATAGTCGCTGATGATAAGGTGAGCCATATTGATATAGACTCAATTGATCATGTTGACCTTGATAAACAGCCAAAAATCTAG
- a CDS encoding low molecular weight protein-tyrosine-phosphatase gives MLMKTCTPSSVLLVCLGNICRSPTAEEVFRQQAAIAGLSIKVDSAGTSDSHIGHAPDTRSQRHAKAHGYKINKLVARQVSADDFRNFDLILAMDTQNLADLQAIKDSLIETEDNLPKLALFSEEDPTYGGDDVPDPYKGDGDDFEEVIERIESSAQAWIESWKAC, from the coding sequence ATGCTGATGAAAACCTGTACTCCGTCTTCTGTATTATTGGTTTGTTTGGGAAATATTTGCCGATCGCCAACGGCTGAAGAAGTCTTTCGTCAGCAAGCAGCGATTGCTGGATTGTCAATCAAAGTAGATTCAGCGGGAACGAGTGACTCGCATATTGGTCATGCGCCCGACACTCGCTCGCAACGCCATGCAAAAGCGCATGGTTATAAAATCAATAAACTGGTCGCCCGCCAAGTCAGTGCCGATGACTTTCGTAATTTTGATTTAATTCTAGCGATGGATACACAGAATTTAGCTGATTTACAAGCCATCAAAGACAGCTTGATAGAGACAGAAGACAATTTACCCAAGTTGGCTTTATTTAGTGAAGAAGATCCTACTTATGGCGGCGACGATGTGCCAGATCCTTATAAAGGCGATGGTGATGACTTTGAAGAGGTGATTGAGCGTATTGAGTCAAGCGCACAAGCGTGGATTGAAAGCTGGAAAGCTTGCTAA
- a CDS encoding DEAD/DEAH box helicase has protein sequence MSNFTTFTDLPLSAPTLRAVSDLGFTALTPIQAQILPHTLANQDAIGQAQTGTGKTATFLLTIMEALLKRPFTNDEERYLGEPRAVVMAPTRELAQQIFDDCIALTKYTSLHSVCIMGGTNYETQQHELERQYVDILVATPGRLIDLANKGMVYLDRVEVLVLDEADRMLDMGFIPDIKRLVGRMPANTDRQSLLFSATFNQDVMNLAYRWLHEPQFVEIEPEHKTSELVDQHFYLLTEDQKLEALQRIISDTAVDKVIVFANRKDQVKRLYHKLRQAHKIVMLSGDVIQQKREKYLQRFKDGHASVLVATDVAGRGIHVDDVSHVVNYTLPDQPDDYVHRIGRTGRAGQTGISISFVSEDDAFNIPALEKHLDTKFTLEQWQE, from the coding sequence TTGAGTAATTTTACCACGTTTACTGATTTACCACTTTCAGCACCGACCTTACGTGCCGTAAGCGATCTAGGTTTTACGGCATTAACGCCCATACAAGCACAAATATTACCGCATACGTTGGCAAATCAAGATGCTATTGGACAGGCGCAGACGGGTACTGGTAAGACGGCAACCTTTCTATTGACTATTATGGAAGCCTTGCTTAAACGTCCTTTTACTAATGATGAAGAGCGTTATTTGGGTGAGCCACGTGCCGTTGTTATGGCGCCCACTCGCGAGCTTGCTCAGCAAATATTTGATGATTGTATCGCTTTGACCAAATATACTTCGCTACACAGCGTTTGTATTATGGGTGGCACCAATTATGAGACTCAGCAGCATGAGCTTGAGCGTCAATATGTCGATATTTTAGTAGCGACACCTGGTCGTTTGATTGATCTTGCCAATAAGGGCATGGTTTATTTAGATCGAGTGGAAGTACTGGTGTTAGATGAAGCAGATCGCATGCTAGATATGGGTTTTATCCCTGACATCAAGCGTTTGGTCGGTCGGATGCCAGCCAATACAGACCGTCAAAGCTTATTGTTTTCTGCAACTTTTAACCAAGATGTGATGAATCTAGCCTATCGTTGGTTACATGAGCCACAATTTGTTGAAATCGAGCCAGAACATAAAACTAGTGAGTTGGTCGATCAGCACTTTTACTTACTGACAGAAGATCAAAAATTAGAAGCGTTGCAGCGTATCATCAGTGATACGGCAGTGGATAAAGTGATTGTCTTTGCCAATCGTAAAGACCAAGTCAAGCGTCTCTATCATAAGCTGCGTCAAGCACATAAAATTGTGATGTTGTCAGGCGATGTCATTCAACAAAAACGCGAAAAGTATTTACAGCGTTTTAAAGATGGTCATGCTTCTGTCTTGGTGGCAACTGATGTCGCAGGACGCGGTATCCATGTCGATGATGTTAGCCACGTGGTTAATTATACTTTGCCTGATCAGCCAGATGATTACGTGCATCGTATTGGTCGTACGGGTCGTGCTGGACAAACAGGTATCAGCATTAGTTTTGTGAGTGAAGATGATGCTTTTAATATACCCGCGCTAGAGAAGCATTTAGATACTAAGTTTACCCTTGAGCAGTGGCAAGAGTAG
- a CDS encoding sulfite exporter TauE/SafE family protein, protein MTTALLIAALLMGFFGSPHCLGMCGGLVTAFGLSMKDVSPTKRRALVATYHLGRLTSYAFLGLMAGLIGTTVLEPLMKGNSTPRILLGLVLVFVGVTMLGAPFLKNLERFGMRFWQYLSPLRQKVFPLNTFPRALTAGLLWGFLPCGLVYGALLIAVVAHNPLSGAALMFVFGLGTVPMLVATHETVGWLRDKIGRFRLRQLNGAVMVLSGLAVVFVPIAMSSMHGGHDMSNMQGDHMQMSDSQMMDMPMDTNMDHSSHHMMPTDNSTTPQGMDHSMHDMSDGAINMNHDEHSEMMEQAQ, encoded by the coding sequence ATGACCACCGCTTTACTTATTGCGGCACTACTGATGGGATTTTTTGGTTCACCGCATTGCTTAGGCATGTGTGGCGGTCTGGTGACAGCATTTGGGCTATCGATGAAAGACGTCAGCCCTACCAAACGCCGTGCTCTTGTGGCAACTTACCATTTAGGTCGTTTGACCAGTTACGCATTTTTGGGTTTGATGGCAGGACTGATTGGCACCACTGTGCTAGAACCCTTAATGAAAGGTAACAGTACGCCACGTATCTTGCTAGGCTTGGTGTTAGTATTCGTCGGCGTGACCATGCTTGGCGCACCATTTTTAAAAAATCTTGAGCGTTTTGGTATGCGATTTTGGCAATATCTCAGCCCACTTCGTCAAAAAGTATTTCCACTCAATACCTTTCCTCGAGCCTTAACGGCTGGACTGCTTTGGGGATTTTTGCCTTGCGGATTGGTTTACGGTGCATTGTTGATTGCAGTAGTCGCTCACAATCCACTAAGCGGTGCAGCACTCATGTTTGTGTTTGGCTTAGGAACCGTACCGATGCTAGTCGCCACGCACGAAACCGTTGGCTGGTTACGTGACAAGATTGGACGTTTTCGCTTGAGACAGCTTAATGGCGCTGTCATGGTATTATCTGGCTTAGCCGTTGTGTTTGTCCCTATAGCAATGTCTAGCATGCATGGTGGGCATGATATGTCCAATATGCAAGGCGATCATATGCAAATGAGCGATTCACAAATGATGGATATGCCGATGGATACAAATATGGATCACAGCAGCCATCATATGATGCCAACTGATAACAGCACAACTCCCCAAGGTATGGATCATAGTATGCATGATATGAGTGATGGCGCGATCAACATGAACCACGATGAACATTCTGAAATGATGGAACAAGCTCAATAG
- the murB gene encoding UDP-N-acetylmuramate dehydrogenase produces the protein MTTDLPASLLTRKLVDLSHGNTMALACVADTVVTLTSEAQLDDFMANYKKDIAQHKPLFVLSGGSNVLLPAHLNAIVLQPQMRGISLTAQTDSHVDIAVMAGENWHDLVVYTVSQGWYGLENLALIPGLTGAAPVQNIGAYGVQLEDCLQYVRAYHLPTQTWHHLTAADCEFGYRDSIFKRAPNTWLISCVGFRLHTDVTKILASYGDVQTVAQRYAEQDDRTQPVPADIMQAIIDIRQQKLPNPKQLPNCGSFFQNPIISQSHFTALQSTYPTIVGYAMPDAMVKVAAGWLIEQTGLKGGGIAPIFTHQQQALVLTNHAPYHATQDDVADAQRYIVDTVYEKFAIQLAREPVWVNTDGSIGYDEHVV, from the coding sequence ATGACCACTGATTTGCCAGCGAGCTTATTGACCCGTAAACTAGTCGATTTGTCACATGGTAATACCATGGCCTTAGCCTGTGTCGCGGATACTGTCGTGACACTGACGTCTGAAGCACAGCTTGACGATTTTATGGCAAATTATAAAAAAGACATAGCGCAACATAAGCCATTATTTGTGTTGTCTGGCGGTAGTAACGTGTTATTACCAGCGCATTTGAATGCTATCGTATTGCAGCCCCAAATGCGCGGTATCAGCCTAACCGCTCAAACAGATAGCCACGTCGATATCGCAGTGATGGCAGGCGAAAACTGGCATGACTTGGTGGTATATACGGTCAGTCAAGGTTGGTATGGGCTAGAAAATCTGGCACTAATCCCAGGGCTAACTGGTGCGGCACCCGTACAAAATATCGGTGCTTATGGTGTCCAATTAGAAGACTGCTTACAGTATGTACGAGCCTATCACTTACCCACTCAAACTTGGCATCATCTCACAGCCGCCGACTGCGAGTTTGGCTATCGTGACAGCATTTTTAAACGTGCGCCTAATACCTGGTTAATCAGCTGTGTTGGATTCAGATTACATACCGATGTAACCAAAATCCTAGCCAGCTATGGTGATGTGCAAACCGTTGCACAACGCTATGCCGAGCAAGACGATCGTACGCAGCCAGTGCCTGCGGATATCATGCAAGCGATTATCGATATTCGTCAACAAAAACTCCCTAATCCCAAGCAGCTGCCAAATTGTGGTAGCTTTTTTCAAAACCCCATTATTTCTCAATCGCACTTTACTGCTTTACAATCGACCTACCCTACTATCGTCGGCTACGCTATGCCTGATGCCATGGTAAAGGTTGCGGCAGGCTGGTTGATTGAACAGACAGGCTTGAAAGGTGGTGGTATTGCACCGATTTTCACCCATCAGCAGCAAGCCTTGGTGCTGACCAATCATGCCCCTTATCACGCCACTCAAGATGATGTAGCAGATGCCCAACGATATATCGTCGATACGGTCTATGAAAAATTTGCGATTCAGTTAGCGCGTGAGCCAGTTTGGGTAAATACTGACGGCTCTATTGGGTATGATGAGCATGTGGTCTAA
- a CDS encoding YdcF family protein — translation MWSKRLLSKRLWRYYLRSAERMIKLFRIINITFLLGSTTVILVLISLFTPLFSQAIVYLFTLLPLPSLPAAALSSPPTAYVVLGGGLTNDHDNQIILNSYSLNRARTAASAYHDLPLPIVLSGAEAPWLGQWLIEHGIDGLISENASMNTCENARFTAKRIPLRHVYLITDSYHMARARRQFALNGINSTPLSAPLPVSRDWMKPAQNLSHSRRAVYEVAAYLRDVIRPQMNCRHANDVTSQQLLTPRGNAAKKPDE, via the coding sequence ATGTGGTCTAAGCGGCTATTATCTAAGCGACTATGGCGTTATTACTTGCGTTCAGCTGAGCGTATGATAAAGCTATTTCGTATTATTAATATTACCTTTTTACTTGGTTCAACGACTGTTATTTTAGTACTCATCAGCCTATTCACGCCGCTGTTCTCCCAAGCGATTGTTTATCTATTTACGCTTTTGCCATTGCCCAGCCTACCCGCTGCTGCCTTGAGTTCACCGCCTACCGCTTATGTGGTTTTAGGCGGCGGACTAACCAATGATCATGACAATCAAATTATTCTTAATAGCTACAGCCTCAACCGTGCTCGTACCGCTGCCAGCGCTTATCACGACTTACCCCTACCTATTGTACTAAGCGGTGCTGAAGCGCCGTGGCTCGGTCAATGGCTCATTGAGCATGGTATTGATGGGCTGATAAGCGAAAATGCCAGTATGAATACCTGCGAAAATGCGCGTTTTACCGCCAAACGTATTCCACTGCGTCATGTGTATCTCATTACTGACAGCTACCATATGGCTCGTGCTCGTAGACAGTTTGCCTTAAACGGTATCAATAGCACACCACTTAGCGCCCCTTTACCAGTGAGCCGTGACTGGATGAAACCTGCGCAAAACTTAAGTCATTCTCGACGCGCTGTTTATGAAGTTGCCGCTTATTTACGCGATGTGATACGTCCTCAAATGAACTGTCGTCATGCCAACGACGTGACTTCACAGCAGCTGTTAACCCCTAGAGGTAACGCAGCAAAAAAACCTGATGAATAA
- a CDS encoding cold-shock protein: MSAREQGIVKWFNDSKGFGFIQRDSGEDIFVHFRAIQGDGYRSLKDGEKVEFSVVEGDKGLQAEEVRKVEE; the protein is encoded by the coding sequence ATGTCAGCTCGTGAGCAAGGTATCGTTAAGTGGTTTAATGACTCAAAAGGCTTTGGCTTCATTCAACGTGACAGCGGAGAAGATATTTTTGTCCATTTCCGCGCGATTCAAGGTGATGGCTATCGTTCTCTAAAAGATGGCGAAAAGGTCGAATTCAGTGTGGTAGAAGGTGATAAAGGTCTTCAAGCTGAAGAAGTCAGAAAAGTAGAAGAGTAA